A window of Bradyrhizobium quebecense genomic DNA:
GGCGCTACTACTGCGGTAGTTAGGAGGTTGCGCCTTGCTAAAATCATCTTTGAGCGGCTCGAATCGGCTTGCAACATCGGAGGTCGGTAAGACCTTTGGCGTCGTGTCCGCACCTGCTGGTTTGGTCGTTTCATGACCATGACTCGCTGCTTTCCACTGTGGCATACCCCACGGGTAATCGTTCGCGCCGCTGTTCAACGTGCTTTCGTGCTTAGGAAGTTGCGTTATGCTAAACTCATCTTTGATCGCGTCGTTTCTGTTTGCAGCATCGAAGGTGGGTAAGGCCTCTAAAACCGTGTCCGCGCCTGCTGGTTTGGCTGCTTCATCACCATGCCTCGCTGCTGCCAACACTGGCATACCCGACGGGTCATCGTGCTCCCTGAGCGTCCCACCGCTGTCCAACATGCTTTGATACTTAGGAGGTTGCGCCTTGCCGAAGTCGACTTGAAGCGCTTCGGATTTGCTCGCAGAACCGGAAGCAGATGGGATCTCGCGCGCCGCCGTTGCCTGTGAGTGCACCGCCAGCATGATTTTGTCGATGTTTCTGGTAGAAACGCTGTTCGAATGGTGATCGCCTTCCACGCGATTCCCTTCATTCGAAGGAGCGTCGAAATGAGAGGTATTTTCCCAAGCCGCCTTATGCTGCATTGCTTCTGCAGCCCTCATTTTCTGGGCATTTTGCTCATGCTCTTGGAGGCCCTTTAGGCGCGTCTTCAGTTTTATTCCCAACACTTTCGTTGTCACGACCTTGGCATCGCGGCCCACATATCTCGCTTCACGTTTGAACAACTTGCCAAGGGTATGTTTGGTATCGGTTAACTGATAGGTGCTTTCGTCGAACGTGGCCGACTCTTTGTTCCAAAGCCTTCGATGGGACGTAATGTTTCTGCCCAGCTCGTTTCCCTTCGGATCCAGTAGAGATGTATATAACTTGACGCCAAAGAGCGTTTTGGTTTCGGTTACCTCAGTTCTCCTGTCTGGCGATTTTCTCGAATATTTCGAGAAGCCGCGACTTTCGCGACCGATCAGTTCCAGCTTGCCGTCTTCGTCTCGCTCAAAAACCTCTTTTCTGGAGCCTTTGGTACGGGTGAGGATGCGATATTTCTTGTTATCGACCGCGTTTTCGTCAGGGGCGCTAATTCTCTCAGAAATCGCACTGAAGAAGCGACCATCCCGAAGCCTGTTCGTGTAGTAGCTGGTGCGAATCAGGTGACCTTTTTCGTCCCGTTCCCATTCTTCACGGAAACGGCCATTCTTGAGTTCGAGGCTGCAGGAGCGAAGTTCACCCTTCGGGCCAAACTCGTAGCGTGCCTTTTTGCGCCACCCCTCCCTTTCAAGCTGGCTGACGTAAACTGTGCCTGACTGCGGGTCCCGTTCTAGGACCTCCGTGGTCTTCCTGACCACACCCCTTTTACGCGTGCGCTTACCATTCTTATCGATTGCTAGCCTTTTGTTGCCGAGGAGCTTGTAGCCGATCTCACCGTGATAGCCCTCTTTCACTTTGTCAAAGAGTTCCATCTCGTTGGCATATGCGGTTTGTTTGCTTGGTCTCCTAAGCCCGCGATCTATTCTGCGAGCTTCGTCGTCCATTTTCCGCGCTCGAAGACGCTGCTCTGCTTCTCGCCTAGCGGAACGCGCGTTCTTATAGACAGGATCTCTCAGCTTGATTGGTTTTTTTTGGATGTCGACCATGAGTTGGTTCTTCTGCCCTCGATCGAAAGGGAGTCGTGGAATGTGTAGAACTCAGGCACGGCGTCTCGCGGATGGGCGTTGCCGGCCGTCCTTTGACAGCCGGCGTTCTCCACTGACACGCCGCTGCGTGCGCACAACTGTCCGGTTCAACAACTACGGGAAGTGTCGCGTAATCTCTCGTTCCGATCCTCGTATCTGCTGCTTGGCGGCCGCTGCGGCGCGCTCGTATTGCTGCTGCCCGACTCGCCCCCCTGAAGCGCCAGAAGCCTTTCCGTTACGCTAGTTGGAATATCCAGCGTTTTACCCTTATTCTTCTCTTGTTCAGCCCTCTGCAGAGTTTGAGCAAGTGACGTAAATGAGGGTTTCGTGTAACTTACGCCTCTAGCCTTTCCATCATCGGCGTAGAATATCTTTCCCGAATCGTACATGTCCGTGATGGATTTGCCTTTCGGCAGTTCAATTGAATGACCTTCAACAAGGGTCCCATCGACCTCCACGAGCACGCGATCATGCGAAGCATACTTATCAAGCATCTTATCCCAATTTGGTTTGAACGTGCCCCATTGCGGGTTGATACCATGCTCTTTGCACACCTCCTGAAAGTATTCTGGAAAGCGCTTTGGGTCTCCAAGAAAATCCGGTGTGACGAACGTATTGCCCTCCGGCATTCTCATTATGATCCGATGGTCCATTGCCTCAATGGAAGGTGGTCCCTGGACGGCTTGTGCCGCTGCGTCGTTGGGTAGTAGTTCGACAACTTCTTTTATCGGGAAGTATGCCGTATCGATCTTCACGTAGGCCGTATGGGTATCCTGGTTATACCCGCGGGTTTCGCCGACATAGTCGCGTAAGCG
This region includes:
- a CDS encoding effector protein; protein product: MVDIQKKPIKLRDPVYKNARSARREAEQRLRARKMDDEARRIDRGLRRPSKQTAYANEMELFDKVKEGYHGEIGYKLLGNKRLAIDKNGKRTRKRGVVRKTTEVLERDPQSGTVYVSQLEREGWRKKARYEFGPKGELRSCSLELKNGRFREEWERDEKGHLIRTSYYTNRLRDGRFFSAISERISAPDENAVDNKKYRILTRTKGSRKEVFERDEDGKLELIGRESRGFSKYSRKSPDRRTEVTETKTLFGVKLYTSLLDPKGNELGRNITSHRRLWNKESATFDESTYQLTDTKHTLGKLFKREARYVGRDAKVVTTKVLGIKLKTRLKGLQEHEQNAQKMRAAEAMQHKAAWENTSHFDAPSNEGNRVEGDHHSNSVSTRNIDKIMLAVHSQATAAREIPSASGSASKSEALQVDFGKAQPPKYQSMLDSGGTLREHDDPSGMPVLAAARHGDEAAKPAGADTVLEALPTFDAANRNDAIKDEFSITQLPKHESTLNSGANDYPWGMPQWKAASHGHETTKPAGADTTPKVLPTSDVASRFEPLKDDFSKAQPPNYRSSSAVSAAPNGRRMAMMEAARRRDEAAERAGLDTRTVASIGRC